One Cellulomonas soli DNA window includes the following coding sequences:
- the valS gene encoding valine--tRNA ligase produces MSDLTPGTDAPTSAPARQVPDKVSLDGVEARWDSAWSEQGLYAFDRTATREQVYSIDTPPPTVSGSLHVGHVFSYTHTDVVARYRRMQGAEVFYPMGWDDNGLPTERRVQNYYGVRCDTSLPYDPDFVPPHEGGEGKSIKAADQLPISRRNFVELCERLTVEDERQFEALWRRLGLSVDWSRTYQTISAESRAVAQQAFLRNLARDEAYQAEAPGLWDVTFQTAVAQAELEARDYPGAFHRVAFHQADGTAVHIETTRPELLPACVALIAHPDDERYQHLFGTTVTTPLFGVEVPVLAHPLAEQDKGAGIAMCCTFGDLTDVTWWRELQLPTRSVIGRDGRLLRDTPEWIGTEAGRAVYAELAGKTTFSAREAVVAGLRETGDLDGEPQTTQRKANFFEKGDKPLEIVTSRQWYIRNGGRDEALREQLLARGVELDFHPDFMKVRYENWVGGLNGDWLISRQRFFGVPFPVWYALDEHGEVLYETPLVPSEDQLPIDPSSDVPAGYSADQRGVPGGFVGDPDVMDTWATSSLTPQIAGGWRTDPDLFSRVFPMDLRPQGQDIIRTWLFSTVVRSHLEHGSLPWSDAAISGWILDPDRKKMSKSKGNVVTPMGLLEEHGSDAVRYWAASARLGTDAAFEVGQMKIGRRLAIKVLNASKFALSFGDPTEPVVLDPALVTVPLDRAMLAGLADVVEKATAALEAYDHTRALELSETFFWTFCDDYLELVKDRAYAADEDPTGAASARAALGLALDVMLRLFAPVLPFATEEVWSWWRTGSVHRQPWPEPSALRAAAGDAEVGVVGAAGAALAALRKVKSEAKVSMRTQIAAVTLSVPEALRAGVELALGDVRAAGRVTGSLVLVTADVEAPVAGDAELVPAEPKA; encoded by the coding sequence ATGAGCGACCTGACCCCTGGTACCGACGCCCCGACGAGCGCACCCGCCCGCCAGGTACCGGACAAGGTCTCCCTCGACGGCGTCGAGGCACGCTGGGACTCCGCATGGAGCGAGCAGGGCCTGTACGCGTTCGACCGCACGGCCACGCGTGAGCAGGTGTACTCGATCGACACCCCGCCGCCCACGGTCTCCGGCTCGCTGCACGTGGGTCACGTGTTCTCCTACACGCACACCGACGTGGTCGCCCGGTACCGCCGCATGCAGGGCGCCGAGGTGTTCTACCCGATGGGCTGGGACGACAACGGCCTGCCGACCGAGCGCCGCGTGCAGAACTACTACGGCGTGCGGTGCGACACCTCGCTGCCCTACGACCCCGACTTCGTGCCCCCGCACGAGGGCGGCGAGGGCAAGAGCATCAAGGCCGCCGACCAGCTGCCCATCAGCCGTCGCAACTTCGTCGAGCTGTGCGAGCGGCTGACGGTCGAGGACGAGCGGCAGTTCGAGGCGCTGTGGCGCCGGCTGGGCCTGTCCGTCGACTGGTCGCGCACCTACCAGACGATCTCCGCCGAGTCCCGCGCGGTCGCCCAGCAGGCGTTCCTGCGCAACCTGGCCCGCGACGAGGCGTACCAGGCCGAGGCTCCGGGCCTGTGGGACGTGACGTTCCAGACCGCGGTCGCCCAGGCCGAGCTCGAGGCGCGTGACTACCCGGGCGCCTTCCACCGCGTCGCGTTCCACCAGGCTGACGGCACCGCCGTGCACATCGAGACGACGCGCCCCGAGCTGCTGCCCGCGTGCGTCGCGCTCATCGCGCACCCGGACGACGAGCGCTACCAGCACCTGTTCGGCACCACGGTCACCACTCCCCTGTTCGGCGTCGAGGTGCCCGTGCTGGCGCACCCGCTCGCCGAGCAGGACAAGGGCGCGGGCATCGCGATGTGCTGCACGTTCGGCGATCTGACCGATGTCACCTGGTGGCGCGAGCTGCAGCTGCCGACGCGCTCGGTGATCGGCCGCGACGGCCGCCTGCTGCGCGACACCCCGGAGTGGATCGGCACCGAGGCCGGCCGGGCCGTGTACGCCGAGCTGGCGGGCAAGACGACGTTCTCCGCCCGCGAGGCGGTCGTGGCCGGGCTGCGCGAGACCGGCGACCTGGACGGCGAGCCGCAGACCACGCAGCGCAAGGCGAACTTCTTCGAGAAGGGCGACAAGCCCCTCGAGATCGTCACCAGCCGCCAGTGGTACATCCGCAACGGCGGTCGCGACGAGGCACTGCGCGAGCAGCTGCTGGCCCGCGGCGTCGAGCTCGACTTCCACCCGGACTTCATGAAGGTCCGCTACGAGAACTGGGTCGGTGGCCTCAACGGCGACTGGCTCATCTCGCGGCAGCGGTTCTTCGGCGTGCCGTTCCCGGTCTGGTACGCGCTCGACGAGCACGGTGAGGTGCTCTACGAGACCCCGCTGGTGCCGTCCGAGGACCAGCTGCCGATCGACCCGTCGAGCGACGTCCCGGCCGGCTACAGCGCCGACCAGCGCGGCGTGCCCGGCGGGTTCGTCGGCGACCCGGACGTCATGGACACCTGGGCCACCAGCTCGCTGACCCCGCAGATCGCCGGCGGCTGGCGCACCGACCCCGACCTGTTCTCGCGCGTGTTCCCCATGGACCTGCGCCCGCAGGGGCAGGACATCATCCGCACCTGGCTGTTCTCGACCGTGGTGCGCTCGCACCTGGAGCACGGCTCGCTGCCGTGGTCGGACGCGGCGATCAGCGGCTGGATCCTGGACCCCGACCGCAAGAAGATGAGCAAGTCCAAGGGCAACGTCGTCACGCCCATGGGCCTGCTCGAGGAGCACGGCTCCGACGCGGTGCGCTACTGGGCGGCCTCGGCCCGCCTGGGCACCGACGCGGCGTTCGAGGTGGGCCAGATGAAGATCGGCCGCCGCCTGGCGATCAAGGTCCTCAACGCGAGCAAGTTCGCGCTCTCGTTCGGCGACCCGACCGAGCCCGTGGTTCTCGACCCGGCGCTGGTGACCGTGCCGCTGGACCGCGCGATGCTGGCCGGCCTGGCCGACGTCGTCGAGAAGGCCACCGCGGCGCTCGAGGCGTACGACCACACCCGCGCGCTGGAGCTCTCGGAGACGTTCTTCTGGACGTTCTGCGACGACTACCTCGAGCTGGTCAAGGACCGCGCCTACGCCGCCGACGAGGACCCGACCGGTGCCGCCTCGGCGCGTGCCGCGCTCGGCCTGGCGCTCGACGTCATGCTGCGCCTGTTCGCCCCGGTGCTGCCGTTCGCGACCGAGGAGGTGTGGTCGTGGTGGCGCACCGGCTCGGTGCACCGCCAGCCGTGGCCCGAGCCCTCCGCGCTGCGTGCGGCAGCCGGCGACGCCGAGGTCGGGGTGGTCGGCGCGGCCGGTGCCGCACTGGCGGCGCTGCGGAAGGTCAAGTCCGAGGCCAAGGTCTCGATGCGGACGCAGATCGCCGCCGTGACGCTGAGCGTGCCGGAGGCGCTGCGCGCCGGGGTCGAGCTGGCCCTGGGAGACGTGCGGGCCGCCGGGCGGGTCACCGGGTCGCTGGTGCTGGTGACGGCCGATGTCGAGGCCCCGGTGGCCGGCGACGCCGAGCTGGTCCCGGCCGAGCCGAAGGCCTGA
- a CDS encoding ABC transporter substrate-binding protein, whose protein sequence is MFERSLMRSPRFLAAASLAAGAALLLSACASSDDSGSAGSDATAAGGVTLLTPGTLTVCSNPPYEPFEFKDDNGDVVGLDIDIMQEVADDLGVDLLVKVTAFETIQSGVDLDTGSCDVVASGITITDERKAKFDFSEPYFDADQGLLVPAGSDLSDVASLEGKKIAVQQATTGETFAQDNDLQTVQFEDLGLQIQALKTGQVDAAINDIAVLGPFVEEGFEVATTFPTGEQYGFGVKKGSTALLDAINGTLDRIRTDGTYDAIYTERIGTAPAGE, encoded by the coding sequence GTGTTCGAGAGGTCCCTCATGCGCTCCCCCCGCTTCCTGGCCGCCGCGTCGCTCGCCGCCGGTGCCGCCCTGCTCCTGTCCGCCTGCGCGTCCTCCGACGACTCCGGCTCCGCGGGGTCCGACGCCACTGCCGCCGGCGGGGTCACGCTCCTGACGCCCGGCACGCTGACCGTCTGCTCGAACCCGCCCTACGAGCCTTTCGAGTTCAAGGACGACAACGGTGACGTGGTCGGTCTGGACATCGACATCATGCAGGAGGTCGCCGACGACCTCGGGGTGGACCTGCTGGTCAAGGTGACGGCGTTCGAGACCATCCAGTCCGGGGTCGACCTCGACACCGGCTCGTGCGACGTGGTCGCCTCCGGCATCACGATCACGGACGAGCGCAAGGCGAAGTTCGACTTCTCCGAGCCGTACTTCGATGCCGACCAGGGGCTGCTGGTGCCGGCAGGCTCGGACCTGTCCGACGTGGCGTCGCTCGAGGGCAAGAAGATCGCCGTCCAGCAGGCCACCACCGGTGAGACCTTCGCGCAGGACAACGACCTGCAGACCGTGCAGTTCGAGGACCTCGGCCTGCAGATCCAGGCACTGAAGACCGGCCAGGTCGACGCGGCGATCAACGACATCGCCGTCCTCGGGCCGTTCGTGGAGGAGGGCTTCGAGGTCGCCACGACCTTCCCGACCGGTGAGCAGTACGGCTTCGGCGTGAAGAAGGGCAGCACCGCGCTGCTCGACGCGATCAACGGCACGCTCGACCGCATCCGGACCGACGGCACCTACGACGCGATCTACACCGAGCGCATCGGTACCGCCCCGGCCGGCGAGTGA
- a CDS encoding amino acid ABC transporter permease — protein sequence MTTTAPQAVALPPGRRRMGPRTRARVTRAVQYAVLVAALGAVVLLTDWSKVGDQLFNPQVAADMASDLPLAFWNTIRYTLGAFAVGLSLGIVLALMKLSSVRPYRWIATIYIEFFRGIPALLVVLTVAYAIPIAFGVRIESLLAKASIALGAVSAAYIAETLRAGIEAVPRGQIEAARSLGMSHARTLVEVVIPQAFRIVLPPMTNEIILLTKDTSLVFLAGLLETEYDLTYIGRNALNTATGGLTALFVIGACYLLITLPLGQLARWLERRTGSKGRS from the coding sequence ATGACGACGACCGCCCCGCAGGCCGTGGCACTGCCGCCCGGACGCCGCCGGATGGGTCCGCGCACCCGTGCACGCGTCACCCGCGCCGTGCAGTACGCGGTGCTCGTCGCCGCGCTCGGGGCGGTCGTCCTGCTCACCGACTGGTCGAAGGTCGGCGATCAGCTCTTCAACCCGCAGGTCGCCGCGGACATGGCCTCCGACCTGCCGCTCGCCTTCTGGAACACCATCAGGTACACGCTCGGCGCCTTCGCCGTCGGGCTGAGCCTGGGCATCGTCCTCGCGCTGATGAAGCTCTCGAGCGTGCGCCCCTACCGGTGGATCGCCACGATCTACATCGAGTTCTTCCGCGGCATCCCGGCGCTGCTCGTCGTGCTCACCGTCGCCTACGCCATCCCGATCGCCTTCGGCGTACGGATCGAGTCGCTCCTGGCGAAGGCCTCGATCGCCCTCGGCGCCGTGTCCGCCGCCTACATCGCCGAGACCCTGCGCGCGGGGATCGAGGCGGTCCCGCGCGGCCAGATCGAGGCGGCACGCTCGCTCGGCATGTCGCACGCGCGGACCCTCGTCGAGGTCGTCATCCCCCAGGCGTTCCGGATCGTCCTGCCCCCGATGACGAACGAGATCATCCTGCTCACGAAGGACACCTCGCTGGTCTTCCTGGCGGGGCTCCTCGAGACCGAGTACGACCTGACCTACATCGGTCGCAACGCCCTCAACACCGCGACCGGCGGCCTGACCGCGCTGTTCGTCATCGGCGCCTGCTACCTGCTCATCACGCTCCCGCTCGGCCAGCTCGCCCGCTGGCTCGAACGACGCACCGGATCGAAGGGGCGCTCGTGA
- a CDS encoding amino acid ABC transporter ATP-binding protein, whose protein sequence is MTATGTAPVVRIADLHKSFGEREVLRGIDLEVAAGEVVCVIGPSGSGKSTLLRCVNLLEQPTGGRIEVLGVEVTDPDVDIDRVRTHVGMVFQQFNLFSHRTVLENCTVAQRRVLGRSKDEAEKVALENLDRVGLADRAQSHPSQLSGGQQQRVAIARALSMGPALMLFDEPTSALDPELVGDVLGVMRDLAEGGMTMLVVTHEMAFAREVGDRVVFMDDGVIVEQGPPAQVIGTPQEERTRTFLQRVLDPTHTHPGATAR, encoded by the coding sequence GTGACCGCCACCGGCACCGCCCCCGTCGTCCGGATCGCCGACCTGCACAAGTCGTTCGGCGAGCGGGAGGTGCTGCGCGGCATCGACCTGGAGGTCGCCGCCGGCGAGGTGGTCTGCGTCATCGGACCCTCCGGCTCCGGCAAGTCGACGCTGCTGCGCTGCGTCAACCTGCTCGAGCAGCCCACGGGCGGGCGGATCGAGGTGCTCGGCGTCGAGGTCACCGACCCCGACGTCGACATCGACCGCGTGCGCACGCACGTCGGCATGGTCTTCCAGCAGTTCAACCTGTTCTCGCACCGCACGGTCCTGGAGAACTGCACGGTGGCCCAGCGCCGCGTGCTGGGCCGTTCGAAGGACGAGGCCGAGAAGGTCGCGCTGGAGAACCTGGACCGGGTCGGGCTGGCCGACCGGGCGCAGTCGCACCCCTCGCAGCTGTCGGGCGGTCAGCAGCAGCGCGTGGCGATCGCCCGGGCGCTGTCCATGGGCCCGGCGCTCATGCTCTTCGACGAGCCGACCTCCGCGCTGGACCCCGAGCTCGTCGGCGACGTGCTCGGCGTGATGCGGGACCTGGCCGAGGGCGGCATGACCATGCTGGTCGTCACGCACGAGATGGCGTTCGCCCGTGAGGTCGGCGACCGGGTCGTGTTCATGGACGACGGCGTGATCGTCGAGCAGGGACCGCCCGCCCAGGTGATCGGCACCCCTCAGGAGGAGCGCACCCGCACCTTCCTGCAGCGGGTGCTCGACCCCACGCACACGCACCCGGGGGCGACCGCCCGCTAG